The Candidatus Peribacteria bacterium region AAAGCTGCAGGCGGAAATACCGCGCGCGGACCATGCGGACCAGACGCGTTTTTTCGGCAGTAATCACTTTCGCAATCTGACCGCTGCCTGTGAGGGTGATGCCGTACACTCTCGAGACAGTCGCAATCACTTTTTTCTGTGCGACGATTTTTTTACGGAGTTCCAGTTTGCGCGCTTCGAGCTGCTGAATACGCGCCTCCCCTTTCTCCTGCAGACTCTGACCTTTTGTTAAGCGCGACTGAGCTGCACCGCGCTGGCGGTAACTGTTCACTGCGTCGTTCAGTGCATCCTGCAGCGATTCCTCCGCCTGTTCCCGCTGATCCAGTGACACAAGCGCAAACGTACCGGCCGGTAACATAACGACCAGAACAAAGAGCGCAGTCAGGATCCGGTTAAGGGTGTGCATTTCCAGATATTATACATGAAAAAGGCATTTCCGGAAAGCACATGCCCGCAGGCAGTTTGCTATGCTCCGCGCATATGATCGCAAGTCTGCGGGGAACCATCGGCAAAACGACTCCCGGCAGCATTATTGTGGACGTACAGGGCGTCGGCTACGGCGTCTCGGTGCCTATCACCATGTGGGATGATCTGGAGGAAGGGGTGGTTGCGCAACTGCATGTCAGCACCTACGTGCGCGAAGACCGGTTCGATCTGTTCGGATTCACCGATATGCAGACCAAACACCTGTTTGATGCACTCATTCAGGTCAACGGCATCGGTCCGCGGATGGGACTCGAGCTCTGCGCCGTCCCGCGCGGCATTCTGGTGCAGGCAATTAATGAAGAAGATCCTGCCGTTCTCACATCCATCAAAGGAATCGGCAGAAAGACAGCAGAAAAATTACTCCTTGAACTCAAGTCTCTCGCGGAGAAACACATGGAAATGTTCTCGACAGAAGCGATGGCGATTTCCGGTTCCCGCTTCGACCGCGACGCAATTGCCGCCCTCTCCCAACTCGGATTTGCCAGCCCGGACATCATGCGCGCCCTCGAATCATTACCATCAGATCTCACATCCACCGAGGAGCGTGTGACCGCCGCACTACGCAATCTATAAGCATCCCAATAACCAATCACCAGTAACCAATAACCCGCCCGTATGCTTCACCTCGACATCACCTCCGTCCTCGCCAAAGTCCTCACGCCGTCTCTGGGACTCCCTGAACATGAGCTGACCGCCATGAAAACGTCCATGAAACGGATGATTGCGGACGTGCAGCTGGAACGGCAAAAAGGCCAGCATGCGTGGATGGAAGATCCGTTCAATGAAGCGATGGTCAAGCGATGCCGCGAGATTGCGGAACGTGCGCAGAGCGAAAAAATCCAGACTGTGCTGTGGATCGGCATCGGCGGATCGGGGCTGGGTCCGAAAGTGCTGCAGGAAATGTTTGAAGGTCCGGAGACGATGGAATTTATTCTGGTCGATACAATCGATCCATCCTTCATCGAACTCTATCTGCAGATTGTCGACTGGAAGCACACACTCGTGGTGGTCGTGAGCAAGTCCGGAGAGACACTCGAGTCCATGAGCGCGTTCTTTTTGTTCTACGAAGAACTGAAAAAAGCGATGGGAAAGAAGGCCGCATCCCGTGTGATTGCCATCACCGATCCGGAGAGTGGATCACTCCATGCATTGTCCACACGTGAAGGAATTGAGATGCTCCCGATTCCGAAAAATGTCGGCGGACGCTACTGCATTTTCTCTCCTGTCGGACTCCTTCCTCTTGCGCTTCTAGATGCGGATATCGGCAAGTTTGTGCAGGGTGCGATCGATATGGACAGCGCCTGCCAGAATGATCTGATGGAAGAAAACCCCGCCGCACTTCTGGCCGCAGTGCAGTACTTACTTGATACAAAAAAAGGCTACCTGATCCGTGTGATTATGCCCTACGCCCAGCGCCTCCAATCCATCGCGCGCTGGAATCAGCAGCTCGTGGCAGAGAGCCTGGGAAAGAATGAAGTGCATAACCCCTTCCCCGTCGCCGCGATCGGCACACAGGATCAGCACTCGCTCCTGCAGCAGTGGATTCAGGGCCCGCACAAATGCTGGCATCTCTTTATAACTGAAACCGAAAAACCACGCGTCACCGTCCCGACGGATGTACCGGAGGAATGGAGATATATTGCAGGCAAAAGTTTCGGCCAGCTGGTCGATGCGTGTCTGGCAGGAACAAGCCAGGGGCTGACTGCCGCGCGCCGCGCACATGTGACTGTGTCGCTCACCAGACTCGATGAATATCATTTGGGCCAACTCTTCTACTTCTTCCTGATGGAAGTGGTCCTCCTTGGGAAGCTCTACCGCATTGATCCGTACGGCCAGCCGGGAGTCGAACTCAGCAAGAGAATTGCGAAGGATCTTCTTGGACACGGCCGCGAAAACTGAGATACTATTTCTCCGTCCCCATAACCCATAACTCATTACCCATAACCCACCATGTCCCACGTGATCAATGACGCCGACTTCGAATCCGTTGTCCTCAAATCGGACGTCCCCGTTCTTGTTGATTTCTGGGCTCCGTGGTGCGGTCCATGCAAGGCAATGACGCCGATTATGGAAGAGCTGGAGCAAGCCTACGCAGGGAAAGTAAAAATCGCGAAAATGAACGTCGATGAGAACATGGATGTTCCGGGAAAATTCAACGTCATGAGCATCCCAACATTCATCATCGTCAAAAACGGTGCAGTCGTCTCCCAGTTTGTCGGCGCCCGTTCGAAGGCAGACATGCAGAAGGAACTCGACAACGCCATTGCGGCCTAAGTTCATGTCTATTTTCCTCTCCATCTGCGGGATTATCCTCTCGATTTTCATGCTCAAGTACCGTGAGCGGATCGGGGACTTTATGGGTGAAGCGGACTGGATGCGTTACACGGGAGGTGTCTACAACTTCGTGATCCTCCTCGCAATTTTCATCTTCCTCTGGAGCCTGGCCACCATGACTGGCACAACAGATGCACTCTTTATGCCGTTTTTGTATCTACTGCCGGGTGGCGTGAATCCGGGGGCGCAGAGCGGGATGGCGCCGATACAGTAGATTTCCCAAAATATCCCATTTCACGCCTTTTCCCGGATGTGATTTTTCTCTATGCTGACGCGCACTGGTGCCGTAGCCAAGTAGTAAGGCAGGGGTCTGCAAAACCCCCATACGCGGGTGCAGTTCCCGCCGGCACCTCCAAAACTCAGATTCCAGTTGAATGCCTGCCTAAATGCCATTACACTCGGCGCACTCCTGATCATTCCAGCGTCGTTGACCATTGAAATTCCCATCCGTGGGGCTGTAGCTCAGCTGGTCAGAGCATCTGCTTTGCAAGCAGAGGGTCAAGGGTTCGAATCCCTTCAGCTCCACCAACCTTCGCAGAAGGTTGTCAGCCATAACCTCGCCAGAGCGAGCGACGGCTGGCTCTTTTGCTATCACACAAAAAAACGCCCATCCAGAGACGGGCGCCTTTTGAGGATCGATGCATTTTTTATTCCGCTGCTGCCTTTGGATCTTTCATCGTCATATTCTTGAGGATGAGGAGTACCTGCTGTTCCAGCGTGTTTCCGACCGCAACAGGCGTTGCAGCTGTAAAGGTGTAACCAGTCATGCCACTGATGGCGCTGACCTGGGCAAAGCGGGTTTTTGGCTCATCTGTGCGGGGCTGAGCAGTGAAGGTGTGCAGAATCACTTCTTCTCCGTCGACGGTGATGGATTCACTGTCAACCTTCGTGTAACCGGCAACCGTACTCACAGACTGAATGCTGGCATCGCTGTATTCGGTGGATGTCATCTGGCGTGTGAGTGGCTCACGGATAACAGTGACTGTCGCATATTGTCCGGAAAAAGGCTCATCAGCCTGGAAAGCAATAATCGCTTCCGGCGGCACGCCGCGATCATCCAGCGCAGCGCGGTCTACCACGTGCCATCCGGCCGGGAGACAGGTGCCAACCGTTCCATCCCAATACTGGTTTTGACAGGAAACAGTAGCGCTTTCACCGCCACAAGCAGCAAGAGCGAGGAAACAAAGGGAGGAAAGGAGGATTTTTTTCATACGACAGAGTGTATCAGAAAGAGAAAGCGAACGAAAACAACCGGACAAATCCGGTCTCGACCCAAGATCTCCATAGACAATATCTGCAAATGATGTCTGATATACCTCGTAGAATTGAGCAAATAAACGTTTCGTGCTACAATACTGAGATTTATGAAACACACACACTTCCAAAAAATCGTCCTGCTGACTGCGGCACTGCTCGTTCCATTCGAGGCAATCGCTGCTGCGCAGATGACGGTAAACGATTCCATCGCAGGTCTCGGGATGACCGTGAATGTCCGCTCGATGACGAATGCTGATGGTGCGCTCCTCAGCGTACAAAATCCGAACGGAAAAGAGACGACACTCCCCGTGCAGACAGACGCTCAGGGAAACGCAATGGTGAATGTGAGTGGCAAACATACACAGACTGCAGGCACCTATACCGTCGCCCTGAAAGACAACAGCAAGACACTTGCGAGCGCATCGGTCGCTGTACTGCCAGAAACGATGGACCCTGCTATTTCCGAGCTCCAGTCCTGGACACCACGCATCCGCGCTGATGGTTCCGACACTGCGGATTTGAGTGTTACCCTCCGTGACCGCTACGGCAATATTCTGCCAGGCCGTCCGGTCGCGCTTGTGAGCAGCCGCAACGCAGACCGCATTACCGCTCTCACACCGGAAACCGGGAAAGACGGTACACAGCACTTTTCACTGAAGACAGATGAAAGCGGCACGGCCGTTATTCGTGCTGTGGATCTTTTGAGCGGCAACACGCTCACATCAACCGTGGAAATCCAGGCCGGTACCCAGGCTGCGATGGGCGGCACGACACAGCAGATGTATGCCGCAAGCACTCTCGACAACGGGCGTCGTTTCTACGCACAGGTCGGCAGCAATTCTTTCGATCTTGTATACAGTTTCGACATCGTCGCACCCACCACCCTCCCGCTCGGAGAAGAGGCGCAGAAAGTAGTCATCCGCGCAATGGACCGCAACGGGAATACAGTTGAAAATTACGTGGGCACCGTTGTGTTTGAATCGACAGATCCACTCGCGACTCTCCCGAACTTCGGCACCTACACATTTAAAGACAGAGATCTTGGACAGAAATCTTTCCCGCTCGTCCTCACCTTCAAAACGCCGGGCGAACAGATCTTCCGTGTGACAGACAGAGGCGATCCGTCTATTGAAGGAAGCGCCACCATCCTGGTACAGGGTGGAAACGGACAGAGTGCCAACGGCATCACGCTCACGTCACACAAAGACGGTGACGCTGTGAATTCCCTGGATATTCTGGTGACAGGAAAAGGCCCCCGTTATGCAAACCTGATTGTGATGGGCGGCATACAGGATGCAGTCGGCATGACCGATGCAGACGGCGCATTCGCCATTCCGGTCACCCTGTCCGATTCGCAGCAGGACTTCACACTCCGCGTGCAGGATGACACCCGTCAGAATGATTCCGGTTCCATTCACCTCACACTCGACAGGACACCTCCGGCTATCGGCGGCATCACGTTCTCACCGGGTGAACCGACCACAGGCGAGAAAGTGCTCGCGGTGGTGGAGAGTGATCCTGGCCTCTCCCAAATCACAATCGCTATTAATGAACAGGTAGTGACGCTCACGGAAAGCTCCGCTGCATCCGGATCGTATCAGGGATTCTTCACTGCTCCTGAAGGCGGTTCGTACCAGCCTGCAGTCACCGCGATTGATAAGGCAGGAAACAAGACCGAAGTCCGCACCACCTTCAATGTCGGCGCGCAGAGCCTTCCAACCGTACAAAATCTCACAGCAGAGGCACGTGTGAATGCTGTCGGTCTCCAGTGGGATCCGCTCAACGATGCGACGATTGACGGGTACCGCGTCTACGTCGGCGAGTCTCCGGAGAACTTCCTCTATACGCTCGACACCGGACGCGTGACCACGAAGGCAACGGTTGCCGGCCTGACACCGGGTCGTCCGTATTACTTTGCCGTCACCGCTGTAAAAGGCAGTCTGGAAAGCGGCAGCAAGAGCGACATTGCACAGGTCATACCTCTCGGTCTCTCACTGGATGTCGTCCCGGGAGACAGCTCCCTGCAGATCAAGTGGACCTCTCTGTCGACCGATCTCCCCCTCTCCGCATTCACACTTGAGTACGGCACTGCTGAAGAGACGTATACAGAAACACGTACCCTCAACGCCGGACTCCGCGACTTCACCATCCGTGATCTCATCAACGGTGTCCCCTACTTTATCCGGCTCGTCCCGGTCACGGTGACCGGCGACACGCTGGAGGATCTTGCAGCCAAGGGTCAGGGTACCCCGGACGGTAGCGGCTTCCATGCCGGTCCGAATGATCCGGTCCCGGGCAACCTCGGTACAACGCCGGGCGGCGTGAATCCCGCTCCGGGAAATCCAACGACAGGTCTGCCGACCGCAGCGTGGATGATTGTTGTCTTCCTGGGTCTTGCAGGTGCACTCTATGGTTGGCACCGCAGAACAGCAGCCCGCCACACCGATGCATTTTTGGCAGCGATTCAGTCGCAGTATCATCGATAAAGTTTTTGGTTTTTCGTTTCTGGTTATTGGTTCATCAGCAGAAAAAACCATAAACTAGCGACGAGAAACCAGTAACCAAACCCGTCACATGTCTTCACCCGCCACCCGTACCGCTCCGATCAAAACTCTCTCGATAGGAGGGGCCACCTTTGATCTGTTTGTACGGACCGACGAATCCGTCGTCCATGCGCAGGACGGACTCGATCACCTCTCATTGCCGCTCGGACAGAAAATCCGGATCAATGACGTCATCAGTACCGCAGGCGGAGGCGCCGCCAATACATCCGTCGGCTTGTCGCGCCTGGGATGCGAGGCTGCATTTTGCGGTATTGTCGGCGAAGACCAGTGGGGTTCCGCGATTCTTGAGACCTTCAAAAAGGAAGGGGTCCGCACTGATGCCGCGACCGTCGTCGACAAAGAAACATCCAGCTTTTCCCTGATCCTCTCAGCAGCAAGTGGCGAGCGTGTGATTCTCAATCACCCGGGAACAGCCCGCCATCTGCACGATGTCACCTTTGACCGTGATGCCATCAGGAATGTGGATGCCGTATTTTTGAAT contains the following coding sequences:
- the ruvA gene encoding Holliday junction branch migration protein RuvA; the encoded protein is MIASLRGTIGKTTPGSIIVDVQGVGYGVSVPITMWDDLEEGVVAQLHVSTYVREDRFDLFGFTDMQTKHLFDALIQVNGIGPRMGLELCAVPRGILVQAINEEDPAVLTSIKGIGRKTAEKLLLELKSLAEKHMEMFSTEAMAISGSRFDRDAIAALSQLGFASPDIMRALESLPSDLTSTEERVTAALRNL
- the trxA gene encoding thioredoxin — its product is MSHVINDADFESVVLKSDVPVLVDFWAPWCGPCKAMTPIMEELEQAYAGKVKIAKMNVDENMDVPGKFNVMSIPTFIIVKNGAVVSQFVGARSKADMQKELDNAIAA
- a CDS encoding fibronectin type III domain-containing protein codes for the protein MKHTHFQKIVLLTAALLVPFEAIAAAQMTVNDSIAGLGMTVNVRSMTNADGALLSVQNPNGKETTLPVQTDAQGNAMVNVSGKHTQTAGTYTVALKDNSKTLASASVAVLPETMDPAISELQSWTPRIRADGSDTADLSVTLRDRYGNILPGRPVALVSSRNADRITALTPETGKDGTQHFSLKTDESGTAVIRAVDLLSGNTLTSTVEIQAGTQAAMGGTTQQMYAASTLDNGRRFYAQVGSNSFDLVYSFDIVAPTTLPLGEEAQKVVIRAMDRNGNTVENYVGTVVFESTDPLATLPNFGTYTFKDRDLGQKSFPLVLTFKTPGEQIFRVTDRGDPSIEGSATILVQGGNGQSANGITLTSHKDGDAVNSLDILVTGKGPRYANLIVMGGIQDAVGMTDADGAFAIPVTLSDSQQDFTLRVQDDTRQNDSGSIHLTLDRTPPAIGGITFSPGEPTTGEKVLAVVESDPGLSQITIAINEQVVTLTESSAASGSYQGFFTAPEGGSYQPAVTAIDKAGNKTEVRTTFNVGAQSLPTVQNLTAEARVNAVGLQWDPLNDATIDGYRVYVGESPENFLYTLDTGRVTTKATVAGLTPGRPYYFAVTAVKGSLESGSKSDIAQVIPLGLSLDVVPGDSSLQIKWTSLSTDLPLSAFTLEYGTAEETYTETRTLNAGLRDFTIRDLINGVPYFIRLVPVTVTGDTLEDLAAKGQGTPDGSGFHAGPNDPVPGNLGTTPGGVNPAPGNPTTGLPTAAWMIVVFLGLAGALYGWHRRTAARHTDAFLAAIQSQYHR